In the Limanda limanda chromosome 1, fLimLim1.1, whole genome shotgun sequence genome, one interval contains:
- the rpl17 gene encoding 60S ribosomal protein L17, translating to MVRYSLDPENPTKSCKSRGSNLRVHFKNTRETAQAIKGMHIRKANKYLRDVIVQHQCVPFRRYNGGVGRCAQAKQFGWTQGRWPKKSAEFLLHMLKNAESNAELKGLDVDSLVIEHIQVNKAPKMRRRTYRAHGRINPYMSSPCHIEMILTEKEQIVPKPEEEVAQKKKVSQKKLKKQKLMARE from the exons ATGGTCCGCTACTCCCTCGACCCCGAGAACCCGACCAAGT CATGCAAGTCGAGGGGCTCCAACCTGCGGGTTCACTTCAAG AACACCCGTGAGACAGCCCAGGCCATCAAGGGGATGCACATCCGCAAGGCCAACAAGTACCTGAGGGACGTGATCGTGCAGCACCAGTGCGTCCCCTTCAGACGCTACAACGGCGGCGTCGGTCGCTGTGCCCAG gccaagCAGTTCGGCTGGACTCAGGGACGCTGGCCCAAGAAGAGCGCCGAGTTCCTCCTGCACATGCTGAAGAACGCCGAGAGCAACGCGGAGCTCAAG GGTCTGGACGTGGACTCTCTTGTCATCGAACACATCCAGGTCAACAAGGCCCCGAAGATGAGGAGGCGCACGTACCGCGCCCACGGCCGCATCAACCCGTACATGAGCTCGCCGTGCCACATCGAGATGATCCTGACGGAGAAGGAGCAGATCGTCCCCAAACCCGAGGAGGAGGTCGCTCAGAAGAAAAAG GTTTCAcagaagaagctgaagaagcaGAAACTGATGGCACGCGAgtaa